A window of the Streptomyces sp. NBC_00250 genome harbors these coding sequences:
- a CDS encoding quaternary amine ABC transporter ATP-binding protein: MNEPTQDTAEPVFSVRELWKVFGPKADRVPADKELAALGAAELRERTGCTAAVRDVSFDVRKGEVFVVMGLSGSGKSTLVRCLTRLIEPTSGTISIDGEDVLSMDGGRLRELRRHRASMVFQHFGLLPHRTVLDNIAYGLEIQGVGRGERRERAAEFVTKVGLDGMEHRRPSQLSGGQQQRVGLARALAVDPEVLLFDEPFSALDPLIRRDMQEEVIRLHREEGRTMVFITHDLSEALRLGDRIALMRDGRIVQLGTPEEIVGSPADEYVRDFVRDVPREQVLTVRSAMRPALADEREAGPALAPSATVHEAIEAVARTGVNARVVEDGRCLGVVDHAGLLGVVAGVPTATGKAVA; this comes from the coding sequence ATGAACGAACCGACGCAGGACACCGCCGAACCCGTCTTCTCCGTACGCGAGCTGTGGAAGGTCTTCGGTCCGAAGGCCGACCGCGTGCCCGCCGACAAGGAACTCGCCGCGCTCGGCGCCGCCGAGCTGCGCGAGCGCACCGGCTGCACCGCCGCCGTCCGAGACGTCTCCTTCGACGTCCGCAAGGGCGAGGTCTTCGTCGTCATGGGACTCTCGGGCTCGGGCAAGTCGACGCTCGTCCGCTGCCTGACCCGGCTCATCGAGCCGACCTCGGGCACGATCTCCATCGACGGAGAGGACGTGCTGTCCATGGACGGCGGCCGGCTCCGCGAACTGCGCCGGCACCGGGCCTCGATGGTCTTCCAGCACTTCGGGCTGCTGCCGCACCGGACGGTGCTCGACAACATCGCGTACGGGCTGGAGATCCAGGGTGTGGGGCGCGGCGAACGACGCGAGCGTGCAGCCGAGTTCGTCACGAAGGTCGGCCTGGACGGCATGGAGCACCGCAGGCCGAGCCAGCTGTCCGGCGGCCAGCAGCAGCGGGTCGGCTTGGCCCGCGCCCTCGCCGTCGACCCCGAAGTGCTGCTGTTCGACGAGCCGTTCAGCGCGCTCGACCCGCTCATCCGCCGGGACATGCAGGAGGAGGTCATCCGCCTGCACCGGGAGGAGGGACGCACGATGGTCTTCATCACGCACGACCTCAGTGAGGCACTGCGGCTCGGCGACCGCATCGCGCTGATGCGCGACGGCCGGATCGTGCAGCTCGGCACGCCGGAGGAGATCGTGGGTTCCCCCGCCGACGAGTACGTCAGGGACTTCGTCCGGGACGTGCCGCGCGAGCAGGTGCTCACCGTCCGCTCGGCGATGCGCCCCGCGCTCGCCGACGAGCGGGAGGCCGGCCCCGCGCTCGCCCCGAGCGCCACCGTCCACGAGGCCATCGAGGCCGTCGCCCGTACGGGCGTGAACGCGCGGGTCGTCGAGGACGGCCGCTGCCTCGGCGTGGTCGACCACGCCGGACTCCTCGGTGTCGTCGCCGGGGTCCCGACCGCGACGGGGAAGGCGGTGGCCTGA
- a CDS encoding ABC transporter permease, whose translation MTATVTPAPRRPTAASDTAPGALRPFTRHRVRLIGVVVGAVLALVLGAVLLGGGSWPASLAVDLSGPLGRTSDWIIDNRDGHPLFLYFLGHVSNAVVVSVRAVYLLLLALGWAGVTAGAGLLAWRVAGVRLALTSVAAFGACGLLGMWVPTMQTLALMVVAVAASVFLGGLLGLAAGLSDRMDRVLRPVLDTMQVLPAFAYLLPVVLVFGIGVPAAVLATVVYAAPPMARLTALGLRGADAGVMEAAMSLGATGRQRLLTARLPLARKELLLGVNQSIMMALGMAVIASIIGAGGLGDRVYQALASVDVGAALSAGVPIVLLAIVLDRVTAAAGERIGTAPAPRSRLGWAVALAATAVVAVAGRLSDRLSWPDAWTVDIAEPVNGAVDWMTAHLYSGVPVIGGTADWAGRFTTWVLNPLRDGLQWLPWWAVLLIVGVLALLIGTWRTAATAVLAMAAIGVLGVWDPALDTLSQVLAAVAVTLLLGFALGVAAARSTRLGRALRPVLDVFQTMPQFVYLIPVVALFGVGRAPAVAAAVVYALPAVVRITAQGVRAVDPAAMESSRSLGATGRQQLFQVQLPLARPALLLAVNQGVVLVLAVVVIGGLVGGGALGYDAVFGLAQGDLATGLVAGAAIVCLGLMLDRVTQPTERRDLVGRGA comes from the coding sequence ATGACCGCCACCGTCACCCCCGCTCCTCGCCGCCCCACAGCCGCCTCCGACACCGCGCCCGGTGCGCTGCGCCCGTTCACGCGCCACCGCGTCCGGCTGATCGGCGTCGTCGTCGGCGCGGTCCTCGCACTCGTCCTCGGCGCCGTGCTTCTGGGCGGCGGCAGCTGGCCCGCGTCGCTCGCCGTCGATCTCTCCGGTCCGCTCGGGCGCACCAGCGACTGGATCATCGACAACCGCGACGGCCACCCCCTCTTCCTCTACTTCCTCGGACACGTCAGCAACGCCGTGGTCGTGTCCGTCCGCGCGGTGTACCTGCTGCTGCTCGCCCTCGGCTGGGCCGGCGTCACCGCCGGCGCCGGACTGCTGGCCTGGCGGGTCGCGGGCGTCCGGCTCGCGCTGACCTCCGTCGCCGCCTTCGGCGCCTGCGGGCTGCTCGGCATGTGGGTGCCCACCATGCAGACGCTCGCCCTGATGGTCGTCGCCGTCGCCGCGTCCGTGTTCCTCGGCGGTCTCCTGGGCCTGGCCGCCGGCCTCTCGGACCGTATGGACCGGGTCCTGCGGCCGGTCCTCGACACCATGCAGGTGCTGCCCGCCTTCGCGTACCTCCTGCCCGTCGTCCTCGTCTTCGGCATCGGCGTGCCCGCGGCCGTCCTCGCGACGGTCGTCTACGCCGCCCCGCCCATGGCCCGGCTCACCGCGCTCGGACTGCGCGGCGCGGACGCCGGTGTCATGGAGGCCGCCATGTCCCTCGGCGCCACCGGCAGGCAGCGGCTGCTCACGGCCCGCCTCCCGCTGGCCCGCAAGGAGCTCCTGCTCGGCGTCAACCAGTCGATCATGATGGCGCTCGGCATGGCCGTGATCGCGTCCATCATCGGGGCGGGCGGTCTCGGCGACCGCGTCTACCAGGCCCTGGCCTCCGTCGACGTCGGTGCCGCGCTCTCCGCCGGCGTGCCCATCGTGCTGCTCGCCATCGTCCTGGACCGGGTCACCGCCGCGGCCGGAGAGCGGATCGGTACGGCTCCGGCCCCCAGGTCACGGCTCGGCTGGGCCGTCGCCCTCGCGGCGACCGCCGTCGTCGCCGTCGCCGGCCGGCTGTCCGACCGGCTCTCCTGGCCCGACGCGTGGACGGTCGACATCGCCGAGCCCGTCAACGGGGCGGTCGACTGGATGACCGCCCACCTCTACTCCGGCGTGCCCGTCATCGGCGGAACCGCCGACTGGGCGGGGCGGTTCACCACATGGGTCCTCAACCCCCTGCGCGACGGCCTGCAGTGGCTGCCCTGGTGGGCGGTACTGCTGATCGTGGGCGTCCTCGCCCTGCTCATCGGTACCTGGCGCACCGCCGCGACCGCCGTTCTCGCGATGGCCGCGATCGGCGTCCTGGGCGTCTGGGACCCGGCCCTCGACACCCTGTCTCAGGTCCTGGCCGCCGTCGCCGTGACGCTGCTGCTCGGCTTCGCACTCGGGGTCGCCGCCGCCCGCAGCACCCGCCTGGGACGTGCGCTGCGACCGGTGCTCGACGTCTTCCAGACGATGCCGCAGTTCGTGTACCTGATCCCCGTGGTCGCCCTGTTCGGCGTGGGCCGAGCCCCGGCGGTCGCGGCCGCCGTCGTCTACGCACTGCCCGCGGTCGTACGGATCACCGCCCAGGGGGTACGCGCGGTGGACCCGGCCGCCATGGAGTCCTCGCGCTCCCTGGGCGCGACCGGGCGGCAGCAGCTGTTCCAGGTCCAACTTCCGCTGGCGCGCCCCGCGTTGCTGCTCGCCGTCAACCAGGGCGTGGTGCTCGTCCTGGCCGTCGTCGTCATCGGCGGCCTCGTCGGCGGTGGAGCGCTGGGTTACGACGCGGTCTTCGGCCTCGCCCAGGGCGACCTGGCGACGGGACTGGTGGCCGGCGCGGCGATCGTCTGTCTCGGTCTGATGCTCGACCGCGTCACCCAGCCGACGGAACGCCGCGACCTCGTAGGAAGGGGGGCCTGA
- a CDS encoding HutD/Ves family protein: protein MRHFDVETLTPGRWRNGGGATREIASWSTGTEEFGWRASVADIDRDGPFSAFPGVDRTLTLLAGNGVRLTCPEVFERLLSRAGEPFAFSGDLALAAELPSGPCRVLNIMVRRGRWTARVERVAARVVPPVGHAGVFYVLRGRWQTGENGRVLASGQGVWWDDDNPSGEGVTPLSPDASALWADIARAE, encoded by the coding sequence ATGCGCCACTTCGATGTCGAGACGCTGACGCCGGGTCGGTGGCGCAATGGCGGCGGTGCTACCAGGGAGATCGCCTCCTGGTCGACGGGCACCGAGGAGTTCGGGTGGCGCGCGAGCGTCGCCGATATCGATCGGGACGGGCCGTTCTCGGCGTTTCCGGGAGTCGACCGGACACTCACCCTGCTGGCGGGCAACGGTGTTCGGCTGACCTGCCCCGAGGTGTTCGAGCGGCTGCTGTCACGCGCGGGCGAGCCGTTCGCGTTCTCGGGCGACCTCGCGCTCGCCGCCGAACTCCCCAGTGGCCCCTGCCGGGTGCTCAACATCATGGTGCGGCGCGGTCGCTGGACGGCTCGGGTGGAGCGGGTCGCCGCTCGGGTTGTACCGCCGGTCGGGCACGCCGGGGTGTTCTACGTCCTGCGCGGCCGTTGGCAGACAGGTGAGAACGGGCGGGTCCTGGCGTCAGGCCAGGGCGTGTGGTGGGACGACGACAACCCGTCGGGCGAAGGGGTCACACCGCTCTCACCCGACGCATCGGCACTGTGGGCAGATATCGCTCGGGCGGAGTGA
- a CDS encoding thioredoxin family protein yields the protein MAKRVHQPREDAEFDFILRMSGTPVLAYFTGTWPKAIEPCRAMDLVVGGIADEYAGRLTAVRTDITRCPVTTERFGITGAPSCVLLKEGEAVAHRAGPLSTAELREFLEGHV from the coding sequence ATGGCGAAGCGGGTTCACCAGCCACGTGAGGATGCGGAGTTCGATTTCATCCTCAGGATGAGCGGAACCCCGGTCCTCGCGTACTTCACCGGGACATGGCCCAAGGCCATCGAGCCCTGCCGGGCGATGGACCTCGTCGTGGGTGGCATCGCCGACGAGTACGCGGGCCGCCTGACCGCCGTCCGAACCGACATCACGCGCTGCCCGGTGACAACCGAACGGTTCGGGATCACCGGAGCCCCGTCCTGCGTCCTGCTGAAGGAGGGGGAGGCGGTGGCCCACCGTGCGGGGCCTTTGAGCACGGCCGAGCTCCGGGAGTTCTTGGAGGGCCACGTCTGA
- a CDS encoding carboxymuconolactone decarboxylase family protein: MTNTSISRMPDPSEFVPELKDVSAALFRATGNRSVPRTTMSLVHLRAGQIVGNTYLTILNTGFLRKAGESEARITAVSSWQDAPYFTDAERAALALVEATLQPAPHGRERVSDELYAEVARHYDEKALATLTIAIGQINFFIALAVIGKPQPVDSLADQQWD, from the coding sequence ATGACGAACACCTCTATCTCCCGGATGCCCGACCCTTCCGAGTTCGTGCCCGAGCTGAAGGACGTCAGTGCCGCCCTGTTCCGGGCGACGGGGAACCGCTCGGTGCCGCGCACCACGATGAGTCTCGTCCACCTGCGCGCCGGGCAGATCGTCGGCAACACCTACCTGACGATCCTGAACACCGGTTTCCTGCGCAAGGCCGGGGAGTCCGAGGCGCGCATCACGGCCGTCTCCTCCTGGCAGGACGCCCCGTACTTCACCGACGCCGAGCGCGCCGCCCTCGCTCTCGTGGAGGCCACCCTCCAGCCCGCCCCGCACGGCAGGGAGCGCGTCTCCGACGAGCTGTACGCCGAAGTGGCCAGGCACTACGACGAGAAGGCACTGGCCACCCTCACCATCGCGATCGGCCAGATCAACTTCTTCATCGCCCTGGCCGTCATCGGCAAGCCCCAGCCCGTCGACTCCCTCGCCGACCAGCAGTGGGACTGA
- a CDS encoding MSMEG_1061 family FMN-dependent PPOX-type flavoprotein, producing MTTPLVSSAFDSLRRDAVPDQEALRRVYELPKDTALRKQMTELTDQTQRLIGCSSLVLIASADAEGNCDVSPRGGPAGFVAVLDKRTVAIPDATGNKRLDTLQNVIATGRAGLLFLIPGRTTTLRVNGRACVSTRPDLLSQLTAVGKPPASALVVGIEEVYPHCPKSLLRSGAWKPEQWLPADAQPTSAEVTLAQLRMPELTIADIEQAEADSLKYRYE from the coding sequence ATGACGACACCCCTTGTCAGCAGTGCCTTCGACTCGCTCCGCCGCGACGCCGTGCCCGACCAGGAGGCGTTGCGCCGTGTCTACGAACTCCCCAAAGACACGGCGTTGCGCAAGCAGATGACCGAACTCACCGATCAGACCCAACGGTTGATCGGCTGCTCATCGCTGGTCCTGATCGCCAGCGCGGACGCCGAGGGCAACTGTGACGTCTCCCCGCGCGGCGGCCCCGCCGGGTTCGTCGCCGTCCTCGACAAAAGGACGGTGGCGATACCGGACGCGACCGGCAACAAACGTCTGGACACCTTGCAGAACGTCATCGCCACCGGACGGGCTGGGCTGCTGTTCCTCATCCCGGGGCGCACCACCACGCTCAGGGTGAACGGCCGGGCCTGCGTCTCCACCCGCCCGGACCTGCTGTCGCAGCTGACCGCCGTGGGCAAGCCGCCGGCCAGTGCGCTGGTGGTGGGGATCGAGGAGGTCTATCCGCACTGCCCCAAGTCGCTCCTGCGCAGCGGGGCCTGGAAGCCGGAGCAGTGGCTGCCGGCGGACGCCCAGCCGACTTCGGCCGAGGTGACGCTGGCGCAGCTGCGGATGCCGGAGCTGACGATCGCTGACATCGAGCAGGCGGAGGCGGATTCGCTGAAGTACCGGTACGAGTAG
- a CDS encoding aldehyde dehydrogenase family protein, producing MTAAQQTIHVGGEWRAALSGATREIIDPVDATAFAVVAEGGVQDTDDAVTAARAAFDDGSWPRTAVADRAALLRRVADLLERDRERIGALESQDAGKTLEEGRVDVDCVRDAFLYFADLVEKEDGGRVVDAGSDDIRSVVVHEPVGVCALITPWNYPLLQASWKIAPALAAGNTFVIKPSEITPLSTVVLVELLLEAGLPLGAANIVTGPGHTVGARLAEHPDVDLVSFTGGLVSGTKVAKAAADSVKKVALELGGKNPNVVFADACSTPEEFDTAVDQALNAAFIHSGQVCSAGSRLIIEESLRGRFVAELARRAELIRLGRGTDEGVECGPLVSAAQVARTEEYVASALGEGAVLRAGGERPPGPGYFYRPTVLDRCHRGMRVVREEIFGPVLTVETFRTEEEAVALANDTEYGLAGAVWTSDADRARRVAARLRHGTVWINDFHPYLPQAEWGGFGKSGIGRELGPSGLAEYREAKHIYQNLAPRPVRWFAGTTEKDQA from the coding sequence GTGACGGCAGCACAGCAGACCATCCATGTGGGCGGAGAGTGGCGCGCAGCCCTGTCCGGCGCCACGCGCGAGATCATCGACCCCGTCGACGCGACCGCCTTCGCGGTCGTGGCGGAGGGCGGTGTCCAGGACACCGACGACGCCGTGACCGCGGCGCGCGCCGCGTTCGACGACGGTTCCTGGCCGCGTACGGCGGTCGCCGATCGAGCCGCCCTGCTGCGGCGGGTCGCCGACCTGCTGGAGCGCGACCGCGAGCGGATCGGCGCCCTGGAGAGCCAGGACGCGGGCAAGACCCTGGAGGAGGGCCGCGTCGACGTCGACTGCGTCCGCGACGCCTTCCTCTACTTCGCCGACCTCGTGGAGAAGGAGGACGGTGGACGGGTCGTCGACGCGGGTTCGGACGACATCCGCAGTGTCGTCGTGCACGAGCCCGTCGGGGTGTGCGCCTTGATCACGCCGTGGAACTATCCGCTGCTCCAGGCGAGTTGGAAGATCGCGCCCGCCCTCGCCGCCGGCAACACGTTCGTGATCAAGCCCAGCGAGATCACCCCGCTGAGCACCGTCGTACTGGTCGAGCTGCTCCTGGAGGCCGGACTGCCGCTCGGCGCGGCCAACATCGTCACCGGCCCCGGTCACACCGTCGGTGCCCGGCTCGCCGAGCATCCCGATGTCGACCTCGTCTCGTTCACCGGCGGTCTGGTCAGCGGCACGAAGGTCGCCAAGGCGGCCGCCGACAGCGTGAAGAAGGTCGCCCTCGAACTGGGCGGCAAGAACCCCAACGTCGTCTTCGCCGACGCCTGTTCGACGCCCGAGGAGTTCGACACCGCCGTCGACCAGGCGCTCAACGCCGCTTTCATCCACAGCGGCCAGGTCTGCTCCGCCGGCTCCCGCCTCATCATCGAGGAGTCGCTGCGCGGGCGTTTCGTCGCCGAGCTCGCCCGCCGGGCCGAACTGATCCGCCTCGGCCGCGGCACCGACGAGGGCGTCGAGTGCGGGCCGCTGGTCTCCGCGGCCCAGGTGGCGAGGACCGAGGAGTACGTGGCCTCCGCCCTCGGCGAGGGCGCGGTCCTGCGTGCGGGTGGCGAGAGGCCGCCCGGCCCCGGCTACTTCTACCGGCCGACCGTCCTCGACCGGTGCCACCGCGGCATGCGGGTCGTCCGCGAGGAGATCTTCGGCCCCGTCCTCACCGTGGAGACCTTCCGCACCGAGGAGGAGGCCGTAGCCCTCGCCAACGACACCGAGTACGGCCTCGCCGGAGCGGTGTGGACCTCCGACGCGGACCGCGCCCGGCGGGTCGCGGCCCGGCTGCGCCACGGCACCGTCTGGATCAACGATTTCCACCCCTACCTGCCGCAGGCGGAATGGGGCGGCTTCGGGAAGTCCGGCATCGGCCGCGAACTGGGCCCCAGCGGCCTCGCCGAATACCGCGAGGCCAAGCACATCTACCAGAACCTCGCTCCGCGCCCCGTGCGCTGGTTCGCGGGCACGACGGAGAAGGACCAGGCATGA
- a CDS encoding GNAT family N-acetyltransferase, with protein sequence MTIVLGTTTVDGVREAMAALREWQYDVAPMQLHSGDIGWNCRFGTAETAAVVRTWSRDGRILAVGMLDSPTLVRMTVAPDAFQDEDLARRLVEDFSLPERGVLPEGTVSIEAPQGLLLHELLSKEGWGVDEPWTPLFRDLTEPVEDPGVRIKSIGPEQAQDFADVLRSAFNTSRPTREYWHAMSAGPFYADARCLGAYDDQGSVAAVVTVWSAGPGKPGLVEPMGVHENHRGRGYGRAITVAGAAALREMGSSSVRVCTPSSNVGGVATYKAAGFEVRPEVRDRIRTA encoded by the coding sequence ATGACGATTGTGCTGGGTACGACGACTGTCGACGGGGTACGCGAGGCCATGGCCGCGCTGCGGGAGTGGCAGTACGACGTGGCGCCGATGCAGTTGCATTCCGGGGACATCGGCTGGAACTGCCGGTTCGGAACGGCCGAGACGGCCGCGGTGGTCCGGACCTGGAGTCGGGACGGGCGGATTCTCGCGGTCGGGATGCTCGACTCGCCGACGCTGGTGCGGATGACGGTCGCTCCGGACGCTTTCCAGGATGAGGACTTGGCGCGGCGGCTCGTCGAGGACTTCTCGCTGCCCGAGCGCGGCGTGCTGCCGGAAGGAACGGTGTCCATCGAGGCGCCGCAGGGCCTGCTGCTCCACGAGCTGCTGAGCAAGGAGGGCTGGGGCGTCGACGAGCCGTGGACGCCGCTCTTCCGCGACCTCACCGAGCCGGTGGAGGACCCCGGCGTGCGGATCAAGTCGATCGGCCCGGAGCAGGCGCAGGACTTCGCCGACGTCCTACGGTCGGCGTTCAACACCTCGCGGCCTACACGCGAGTACTGGCACGCGATGTCGGCGGGACCGTTCTACGCCGATGCCCGCTGCCTGGGCGCCTATGACGACCAGGGCAGCGTGGCGGCGGTGGTGACGGTGTGGTCGGCCGGCCCGGGGAAGCCGGGGCTGGTCGAGCCGATGGGCGTACACGAGAACCACCGTGGTCGCGGCTACGGCCGGGCGATCACCGTGGCCGGGGCGGCCGCGCTGCGGGAGATGGGCTCGTCGAGCGTACGTGTGTGCACGCCGAGTTCCAACGTCGGAGGCGTCGCCACGTACAAGGCGGCCGGGTTCGAGGTGCGGCCGGAGGTGCGGGACCGGATCCGGACGGCCTGA
- a CDS encoding GMC family oxidoreductase → MNDQHVYDYVVVGGGTAGSVIASRLTEDPDVTVAVIEGGPSDVGRDDVLTLRRWMGLLGGELDYDYPTTEQPRGNSYIRHSRARVLGGCSSHNTLIAFKPLPSDWDEWAEAGAEGWDAAAMDPYFARLRNNIVPVDEADRNAIARDFVDAAQTALGVPRVEGFNRQPFHEGVGFFDLAYHPENNKRSSASVAYLHPFLDRPNLHIALETWAFRLELEGTRATGVHIRTKEGAEHVVRARREVLVCAGAVDTPRLLLHSGIGPRADLEKLGIPVVHDLPGVGENLLDHPESVIVWETHGPIPENSAMDSDAGLFVRRDPEAEGPDLMFHFYQIPFTDNPERIGYERPAHGVSMTPNIPKPRSRGRLYLTSADPEVKPALDFRYFTDEDDYDGRTLVDGIRIARQIAASEPLAGWLKREVCPGPEVTSDEELSAYARHVAHTVYHPAGTCRMGSVDDELAVVAPDLRIRGLDGIRIADASVFPTMTAVNPMIGVLMVGEKCVDLLGGTRR, encoded by the coding sequence ATGAACGACCAGCACGTGTACGACTACGTCGTCGTCGGCGGCGGCACCGCCGGTTCCGTGATCGCCTCCCGGCTGACCGAGGACCCTGACGTCACCGTCGCCGTCATCGAGGGCGGCCCCAGCGACGTCGGCCGCGACGACGTCCTCACCCTGCGCCGCTGGATGGGCCTGCTCGGCGGCGAGCTGGACTACGACTACCCCACCACCGAGCAGCCCCGCGGCAACTCGTACATCCGGCACAGCCGTGCGCGGGTCCTCGGTGGCTGCTCGTCGCACAACACCCTCATCGCGTTCAAGCCCCTTCCCTCCGACTGGGACGAGTGGGCCGAGGCCGGCGCCGAGGGGTGGGACGCGGCAGCCATGGATCCGTACTTCGCCCGGCTGCGCAACAACATCGTCCCCGTCGACGAGGCCGACCGGAACGCGATAGCCCGGGACTTCGTCGACGCGGCGCAGACCGCGCTCGGCGTTCCCCGCGTCGAGGGCTTCAACCGGCAGCCCTTCCACGAGGGCGTCGGCTTCTTCGACCTCGCCTACCACCCCGAGAACAACAAGCGGTCCTCCGCCTCGGTCGCCTACCTGCACCCCTTCCTCGACCGGCCGAACCTGCACATCGCCCTGGAGACCTGGGCGTTCCGTCTTGAGCTCGAAGGCACCCGTGCCACCGGCGTGCACATCCGTACCAAGGAGGGCGCGGAGCATGTCGTACGCGCCCGGCGCGAGGTCCTGGTGTGCGCCGGGGCCGTGGACACCCCGCGTCTGCTGCTGCACTCCGGCATCGGGCCGCGCGCCGACCTGGAGAAGCTCGGCATCCCCGTCGTACACGACCTGCCGGGCGTGGGGGAGAACCTGCTCGACCACCCCGAGTCGGTCATCGTGTGGGAGACGCACGGCCCCATCCCCGAGAACTCCGCGATGGACTCCGACGCCGGGCTGTTCGTCCGCCGCGACCCGGAGGCCGAGGGGCCGGACCTGATGTTCCACTTCTACCAGATCCCCTTCACCGACAACCCGGAGCGGATCGGCTACGAACGGCCCGCGCACGGCGTGTCGATGACCCCGAACATCCCCAAGCCGCGCAGCCGCGGTCGGCTCTACCTGACGAGCGCCGACCCCGAGGTCAAGCCCGCACTCGACTTCCGGTACTTCACCGACGAGGACGACTACGACGGCCGGACCCTCGTCGACGGCATCCGCATCGCCCGGCAGATCGCCGCGAGCGAACCGCTGGCCGGCTGGCTGAAGCGCGAGGTCTGCCCGGGGCCCGAGGTGACCTCCGACGAGGAGTTGAGCGCGTACGCCCGTCATGTCGCGCACACCGTCTACCACCCGGCCGGCACCTGCCGGATGGGCTCCGTCGACGACGAACTCGCCGTCGTCGCACCCGATCTGAGGATCCGGGGCCTCGACGGCATCCGGATCGCCGACGCGTCCGTCTTCCCGACCATGACCGCCGTCAACCCGATGATCGGCGTCCTCATGGTCGGCGAGAAATGCGTGGACCTGCTGGGAGGCACCCGACGATGA
- a CDS encoding aldo/keto reductase: MVPTTFRIGGDLGVLRLGFGAMHLPTEPASDRQASLAVARRAVELGVTLIDTAHLYGGGANEELLAEALHPYPDELLITTKVGVARSASSGEWGLDGRPAVLRAQVEQALRRLRVERIELLQLHRIDPETALADQLGTLRDLQTEGKIGRIGLSEVTVTELDQAREIINVASVQNRYNLLDREHEPVLTACEAAGIAFLPWRPVAAGTSGARAEIASVAAESGATPTQVALAWLLGHSPVILPIPGTTRIDHLEENLAAADLHLTPAQRERLDRLPAQA, from the coding sequence ATGGTACCGACAACTTTTCGTATCGGCGGGGACCTGGGTGTACTGCGGCTCGGATTCGGAGCCATGCACCTGCCGACCGAGCCCGCCTCCGATCGCCAGGCGTCCCTTGCGGTTGCCCGGCGGGCTGTCGAGCTGGGCGTCACGTTGATCGACACCGCCCACCTGTACGGCGGGGGCGCAAACGAGGAACTCCTCGCCGAGGCCCTGCACCCCTACCCGGACGAGCTTCTCATCACCACCAAGGTCGGCGTTGCACGGTCGGCCTCCTCAGGTGAGTGGGGACTGGACGGACGGCCGGCCGTCCTGCGCGCTCAGGTCGAACAGGCCCTCCGTCGGCTTCGCGTTGAGCGCATCGAGCTGCTCCAGCTGCACCGCATCGATCCGGAGACAGCTCTCGCCGATCAGCTCGGCACGCTGCGGGACCTTCAGACCGAAGGCAAGATCGGCCGGATCGGACTGTCTGAGGTCACCGTCACCGAGCTGGACCAGGCACGAGAGATCATCAACGTCGCGAGCGTGCAGAACCGCTACAACCTGCTCGACCGCGAGCACGAGCCCGTGCTCACGGCCTGCGAGGCGGCGGGCATCGCGTTCTTGCCGTGGCGGCCCGTCGCGGCAGGGACGTCGGGCGCGCGGGCCGAGATCGCCTCCGTGGCGGCCGAGAGCGGCGCCACGCCCACGCAGGTCGCGCTCGCCTGGCTCCTCGGCCACTCGCCGGTCATCCTCCCGATCCCGGGCACCACCCGGATCGACCATCTGGAGGAGAACCTCGCCGCGGCAGACCTCCATCTCACTCCGGCCCAGCGCGAGCGCCTCGACCGGCTGCCCGCACAGGCGTAG
- a CDS encoding NAD(P)H-binding protein — protein sequence MILVTGATGNIGSALLKELHARGVGSLRGLTRDAARAVLPDGVEAVEGDFMEPASLKPALQGVRSLFLVSRLGPDADVLEAARQAGVEHVVLVSSITVQTHPHLDPAGENLTVEQLLKASGMAWTILRPTQFASNTLMWADSIRGHETVRAPYAETALPTIHPADIAAVARVALTEPGHHGRTYALTGPEPVTARQQVEAIAEALDREIPFAEISRQQAHAQMAAVFGADAAEAVLDVTGGDVNDELLMVRDTVARITGTPARPFRQWASENADAFR from the coding sequence ATGATCCTCGTGACCGGAGCTACCGGAAACATAGGAAGTGCCCTGCTGAAGGAGCTGCACGCACGTGGTGTCGGGTCGCTGAGGGGGCTCACGCGTGATGCCGCGCGGGCCGTCCTCCCCGACGGGGTTGAGGCCGTGGAGGGCGACTTCATGGAGCCGGCTTCGTTGAAGCCCGCGCTTCAAGGGGTGCGTTCGCTGTTTCTCGTGTCGCGCCTGGGCCCGGACGCCGACGTACTCGAAGCCGCCCGACAGGCGGGTGTGGAGCACGTCGTGCTGGTGTCGTCCATCACCGTTCAGACCCACCCGCACCTCGACCCCGCCGGCGAGAACCTGACGGTGGAGCAACTGCTCAAGGCGAGCGGCATGGCCTGGACGATCCTGCGACCGACGCAGTTCGCCTCGAACACGCTGATGTGGGCGGATTCCATCCGTGGCCACGAGACCGTCCGCGCACCGTACGCCGAGACCGCGCTGCCGACCATCCACCCTGCGGACATCGCGGCGGTGGCACGGGTGGCACTGACCGAGCCCGGCCACCACGGGCGCACGTATGCGTTGACCGGCCCCGAGCCGGTGACCGCCCGGCAACAGGTCGAGGCCATCGCGGAAGCACTGGACCGGGAGATTCCCTTCGCCGAGATCAGCCGTCAGCAAGCCCACGCACAGATGGCCGCGGTCTTCGGCGCGGACGCGGCGGAAGCGGTGCTCGACGTCACGGGCGGAGACGTGAACGACGAGCTGCTGATGGTGCGCGACACGGTTGCACGGATCACCGGAACTCCCGCCCGTCCGTTCCGGCAATGGGCTTCGGAAAACGCCGACGCCTTCCGCTGA